The Toxorhynchites rutilus septentrionalis strain SRP chromosome 3, ASM2978413v1, whole genome shotgun sequence genome includes a region encoding these proteins:
- the LOC129780533 gene encoding uncharacterized protein LOC129780533: MSKVIPDVMEDEPSNGLDDGSATRRGRFRVSAPPAGPPETTVGRFRLIPQTGTYGPASPFLQRGRFSVIPEEPQNSPSSTMAPLITVTDRQASPDWDFDDEKTVSGADFIGVGLELFAVNRLFYDSCAWSILKYIPKLSGQYRSL, encoded by the exons ATGTCGAAAGTGATCCCAG ATGTAATGGAAGACGAACCATCAAACGGACTGGACGATGGCTCGGCCACACGTCGCGGACGCTTCCGCGTGTCTGCTCCGCCAGCGGGGCCTCCTGAAACTACCGTGGGCAGATTTCGGCTAATACCACAAACAG GAACCTATGGACCAGCATCGCCATTTTTACAGCGAGGTCGCTTCTCCGTCATTCCGGAAGAGCCTCAAAACTCTCCGAGCTCAACCATGGCACCGTTAATCACCGTAACCGATCGTCAGGCGTCGCCAGACTGGGACTTCGATGATGAGAAAACGGTAAGTGGTGCGGATTTTATCGGGGTTGGGTTGGAGCTATTTGCTGTGAACAGGTTATTCTATGACTCATGTGCTTGgtcaattttaaaatatattccCAAACTATCTGGACAATATCGTAGCCTTTGA